A single genomic interval of Halomonas sp. GT harbors:
- the ppa gene encoding inorganic diphosphatase produces MNFDNIPAGKDLPNDIYVAIEIPANHAPIKYEIDKDMGALLVDRFMATPMFYPANYGFIPHTLADDGDPLDALVVTPHPVAPGSIIRARPVGILNMTDEAGEDAKLVCVPHPKLSTLYDDVQEVTDLPELLRQQIAHFFENYKDLEKGKWVKVESWEGVEAARKAIEKSVAAYQKA; encoded by the coding sequence ATGAACTTCGATAACATCCCCGCTGGAAAGGATCTGCCCAACGATATTTACGTGGCGATTGAAATTCCCGCTAACCACGCGCCGATTAAGTATGAAATCGACAAAGATATGGGCGCCCTTCTGGTTGACCGCTTCATGGCAACCCCCATGTTTTATCCGGCTAACTACGGCTTCATCCCCCACACCCTGGCCGATGATGGCGACCCGCTAGATGCTTTAGTAGTTACCCCTCATCCTGTGGCTCCGGGCAGCATTATCCGCGCTCGCCCTGTTGGCATTTTGAACATGACCGACGAAGCAGGCGAAGATGCAAAATTGGTATGCGTACCGCACCCCAAGCTGAGTACTCTGTATGATGATGTTCAAGAAGTGACTGATCTTCCTGAACTGCTACGTCAGCAAATCGCTCACTTTTTCGAGAACTATAAAGACCTCGAAAAAGGTAAGTGGGTAAAAGTAGAATCTTGGGAAGGTGTTGAAGCGGCACGCAAAGCGATTGAAAAGTCAGTCGCGGCTTACCAAAAAGCTTAA